The following are encoded in a window of Armatimonas rosea genomic DNA:
- a CDS encoding sugar phosphate isomerase/epimerase family protein — translation MILKRQKLGAFGLAQELGADGVEVDMGPLGDRPTFENALAQPEVRERFLAEAKARKLEICSLAMSGFYAQSFAERPGVVEKMVPDCLATMTALGVKVAFLPLGKPCDLVAHPELRPLVVERLRMVGKLAEKAGVVVGIETELDATGEKKLLDELGSRAIQSYFNFSNPLKKGRDLHQELRLLGRERICQIHATDDDGYLLSENPRLDMRAVKETLAEMRWDGWLVVERSRSARDPRNVKANFGANVKYLKGIF, via the coding sequence ATGATCCTCAAGCGCCAGAAGCTCGGGGCGTTTGGGCTCGCGCAAGAGCTCGGTGCCGATGGTGTCGAGGTGGACATGGGGCCGCTGGGGGATCGCCCGACTTTTGAGAACGCGCTCGCCCAGCCTGAGGTCCGTGAGCGGTTTCTGGCCGAGGCCAAGGCCCGCAAGCTGGAGATCTGCTCGCTGGCGATGAGCGGCTTCTATGCCCAGTCGTTTGCCGAGCGCCCCGGCGTGGTCGAGAAGATGGTGCCGGACTGCCTCGCCACCATGACCGCTCTGGGTGTCAAAGTAGCGTTCCTGCCCCTTGGGAAGCCCTGCGATCTGGTCGCACACCCCGAGCTGCGCCCCTTGGTGGTGGAGCGCTTGCGGATGGTCGGGAAGCTGGCGGAGAAGGCGGGCGTGGTGGTGGGAATCGAGACTGAGCTCGATGCCACTGGTGAGAAAAAGCTCCTCGATGAGCTCGGCTCACGCGCCATCCAGAGCTACTTCAACTTCTCCAACCCGCTCAAGAAAGGCCGAGATTTGCACCAAGAGCTGCGCCTACTGGGCCGCGAGCGCATCTGCCAGATCCACGCCACCGACGACGACGGCTACCTGCTGAGCGAGAACCCGCGCCTCGATATGCGGGCTGTCAAGGAGACGCTTGCCGAAATGCGCTGGGACGGCTGGCTGGTGGTCGAGCGCTCCCGGAGCGCACGCGATCCGCGCAATGTGAAGGCGAACTTCGGTGCCAACGTAAAGTATCTGAAAGGGATTTTTTGA
- a CDS encoding DUF4038 domain-containing protein, producing MTEQWGISELVFTNPTTVEFSQGTQRLTIWSFWDGDGREIVRFMPPTQGVWSWVADNNNEFGELIVGPPSPGNHGPVRVHNTFHFAYADGTPYRQMGTTCYVWNHQSAALQAQTLETLANAPFNKIRFCVFPKHYIYNENEPELYPFEKLGEAKWDFTRFNPAFFAKLEEQIVALGKLGIEADVILLHPYDDGRWGFDCMPAEADDRYLKYVTTRLAAFRNVWFSLANEYDFMKEKTEADWDRFIGIVKKNDPYDHLTSIHNGTVLWNHTDPRLSHASIQNGSAVEDAGRAVLYRDVYRKPIVFDEVIYEGDIERRWGRLTGEEMVNRFWEGAVAGTYVGHGETFLHHDDVLWWSKGGVLHGKSPARLAFLRDVLQHAPELEPIDKWHNQRTGGQPGQFYLVYLSSAAPSEWTFALPKPGLEEGVTFTAEVLDTWNRTITPVAGTFMTKKLDNYTFVDATDRKIPLPGLPWQAIRLRRVAA from the coding sequence ATGACAGAGCAGTGGGGGATTTCCGAGCTGGTTTTTACCAATCCAACAACGGTAGAGTTCAGCCAGGGCACGCAGAGATTGACGATCTGGAGCTTCTGGGACGGCGATGGGCGCGAGATCGTGCGTTTCATGCCACCCACTCAGGGCGTCTGGAGCTGGGTTGCCGACAATAACAATGAGTTTGGTGAGCTGATAGTCGGGCCACCGTCGCCGGGCAACCACGGGCCGGTGCGGGTTCACAACACCTTCCACTTCGCCTACGCCGATGGCACGCCGTATCGCCAAATGGGGACGACCTGCTATGTCTGGAACCACCAGAGTGCCGCGCTCCAGGCCCAGACGCTGGAGACCCTGGCAAACGCGCCCTTCAACAAGATCCGCTTCTGTGTCTTTCCCAAGCACTACATCTACAATGAAAACGAGCCCGAGCTCTACCCGTTTGAGAAATTAGGGGAGGCAAAATGGGACTTCACACGCTTCAACCCTGCGTTCTTTGCCAAGCTGGAGGAGCAGATTGTCGCGCTGGGCAAGCTAGGGATCGAGGCGGATGTGATCCTGCTGCACCCCTACGACGATGGCCGGTGGGGCTTTGATTGCATGCCTGCCGAGGCCGATGACCGGTACCTAAAGTACGTCACCACCCGGCTCGCGGCGTTTCGCAATGTCTGGTTCTCCCTCGCCAATGAGTACGATTTCATGAAGGAGAAGACCGAGGCGGACTGGGACCGGTTTATCGGCATCGTCAAGAAAAACGACCCCTACGACCACCTGACATCGATTCACAATGGCACCGTCCTCTGGAACCACACCGACCCGCGCCTTAGCCACGCCAGTATCCAGAACGGCTCAGCGGTCGAGGATGCCGGGCGTGCCGTGCTCTACCGCGATGTCTACCGCAAGCCGATTGTCTTCGATGAGGTGATCTACGAAGGCGATATCGAGCGCCGCTGGGGCCGCTTGACGGGAGAGGAGATGGTCAATCGCTTCTGGGAAGGAGCCGTGGCCGGCACGTATGTGGGGCACGGCGAGACGTTCTTGCACCACGATGACGTTCTCTGGTGGTCCAAGGGCGGTGTCCTGCACGGCAAGAGCCCCGCGCGGCTCGCGTTCCTGCGAGACGTCCTCCAGCACGCCCCCGAGCTAGAGCCGATCGACAAGTGGCACAACCAGCGCACCGGCGGCCAGCCCGGCCAGTTCTACCTGGTCTACCTCAGCAGCGCGGCCCCAAGCGAGTGGACCTTCGCACTCCCCAAACCGGGCTTAGAGGAGGGAGTAACCTTTACCGCCGAGGTGCTCGACACCTGGAACAGGACCATCACACCGGTTGCGGGGACATTCATGACCAAGAAGCTCGATAACTACACGTTTGTCGATGCCACCGACCGGAAAATCCCGCTCCCCGGCCTCCCCTGGCAAGCCATCCGTCTGCGGAGGGTAGCCGCATGA
- a CDS encoding pectate lyase family protein: MIPDMTPPPALRVDLNSDGARGDVRTPGWENWAPKAGTSATQTFGKLTVTLRAQDGFSVGWWKAGYDTGATLTSDGVMVKGAGKLELAFSGLTPGKHTLVTYHNRLESEPAGQLRLGDLAVIPTVRTLDDQDAATGFVTLVADRDGKATVTLEGTNLILNGFALDAENPQRQPKKPFPVNGDEHAPENPTLRWTPAEGAVKQTLLVGTSPTNLKPVREDARQLAASSERFSTTRFWRVDTTFADGKTVKGQVWSYKTRHLAFPGAEGYGRFAIGGRGGRVYEVTNLDDSGPGSLREAVEASGPRTVVFRTGGTITLKSRLIIRNPYLTVAGETAPGDGICIRGASFGNLGTHDTIIRYVRVRVGDESGKTYDGMGFAGSDHCIIDHCSISWTIDESVSSRGAQNVTLQRCLISEALNMSVHDHYVGTGKGHSFAASISGKIGSFHHNLLTHCAGRNFSLAGGLTQGGKFAGYLDIRNNVVYNWQHRTNDGGVKALNLVNNYYLPGPATKVFHLLKPDSGSPTDPQQYFVAGNTLVGYPDANTVAMPPECRLSAPFCDSFVTTQSAEDAFANVLADVGCRLPRYDSVDTRALNDVKSRSTSYKGSKTGFPGIIDSQSDVGGWPTLAAGEPPQDTDHDGIPDRWEQAHKLNPRRASDASQESGDGYSWLEKYLHSLTKLLQGT, from the coding sequence ATGATCCCGGACATGACCCCGCCCCCTGCGCTTCGGGTAGACCTGAACTCCGACGGTGCCCGCGGCGATGTTCGCACGCCGGGCTGGGAGAACTGGGCACCCAAAGCGGGCACCAGTGCCACCCAGACCTTTGGCAAGCTGACCGTTACCCTCCGCGCACAGGATGGATTTTCGGTCGGCTGGTGGAAGGCGGGCTACGACACGGGGGCGACACTCACCAGCGACGGGGTGATGGTCAAGGGAGCGGGAAAGCTGGAGCTGGCATTTTCCGGCCTGACTCCGGGCAAGCACACACTGGTGACCTACCACAACCGCCTGGAAAGCGAGCCCGCGGGCCAGCTTCGGCTCGGAGACCTGGCCGTGATCCCGACCGTTCGTACACTCGACGACCAGGACGCGGCGACGGGCTTTGTGACGCTTGTGGCGGATCGCGACGGTAAGGCGACGGTGACGCTCGAAGGGACAAACCTGATCCTCAATGGCTTCGCTCTCGATGCCGAGAACCCCCAGCGCCAGCCCAAGAAGCCGTTCCCCGTCAACGGCGACGAGCACGCCCCGGAGAACCCCACCCTGCGCTGGACACCCGCCGAGGGCGCGGTAAAGCAAACGCTCTTAGTAGGCACCAGCCCCACCAACCTCAAACCCGTCCGTGAGGACGCTCGGCAGCTTGCTGCCTCCAGCGAGCGGTTTTCAACCACTCGCTTCTGGCGCGTGGACACGACCTTTGCCGACGGGAAGACGGTCAAGGGACAGGTCTGGTCGTACAAAACCCGGCACCTGGCGTTCCCTGGTGCGGAGGGCTACGGGCGCTTTGCGATCGGGGGGCGCGGGGGAAGGGTCTACGAAGTTACCAACCTCGACGACTCGGGGCCGGGGAGCCTGCGTGAGGCGGTGGAGGCGAGCGGGCCGCGCACCGTGGTCTTCCGCACCGGAGGGACGATCACCCTCAAGAGCCGCCTGATTATCCGCAACCCGTACCTGACCGTCGCAGGGGAGACCGCGCCCGGCGATGGGATCTGCATCCGGGGCGCGAGCTTTGGCAACCTGGGAACCCACGACACGATCATCCGCTATGTCCGGGTGCGGGTCGGGGATGAGTCTGGGAAGACCTACGATGGCATGGGCTTTGCGGGCTCGGACCACTGCATCATCGACCACTGCTCGATTAGCTGGACCATCGACGAGTCCGTGAGCTCGCGGGGGGCACAGAATGTCACGCTCCAGCGCTGCCTGATCTCGGAGGCATTAAATATGTCTGTCCACGATCACTATGTCGGTACGGGGAAGGGCCACTCGTTTGCCGCCAGTATCTCGGGCAAGATCGGCAGCTTCCACCACAATCTCCTCACCCACTGTGCGGGGCGAAACTTTAGCCTCGCGGGTGGCCTGACACAAGGGGGGAAGTTCGCCGGCTATCTGGACATCCGCAACAACGTGGTCTACAACTGGCAGCACCGCACCAATGACGGGGGAGTGAAGGCGCTGAACCTCGTGAACAACTACTACTTGCCCGGCCCCGCGACCAAGGTCTTTCACCTGCTCAAGCCCGACAGCGGCAGCCCCACCGACCCGCAGCAGTACTTTGTCGCCGGCAACACCCTCGTGGGCTACCCTGATGCCAACACGGTCGCCATGCCCCCCGAGTGCCGCCTCTCCGCGCCCTTCTGCGACTCGTTTGTAACCACCCAGAGCGCCGAAGACGCCTTTGCCAATGTCTTGGCCGATGTGGGGTGTCGCCTCCCCCGCTACGACTCCGTCGATACCCGGGCCCTCAACGATGTCAAGAGCCGCAGCACGAGCTACAAAGGCAGCAAGACAGGCTTTCCGGGCATTATCGACTCCCAGAGCGATGTCGGTGGCTGGCCCACTCTTGCCGCCGGTGAGCCCCCCCAAGATACCGACCACGATGGCATCCCCGATAGATGGGAGCAAGCGCACAAGCTCAATCCGAGGCGTGCCAGTGATGCGTCCCAAGAGAGCGGGGACGGTTACTCCTGGCTGGAAAAGTACCTACACTCTTTGACAAAACTACTCCAGGGCACCTAG
- a CDS encoding glycoside hydrolase family 130 protein, translated as MTEPEKHPLRVRHTGPVIRPDPARVLLRSFSPTTEQRSLQIIARISVLSEEHIAAELQELLTRFGDRHHQLQAFWLRRFDQVKALLLTDTPTSQARKLVIGAYFTQEYALEGAALFNPSLVWHPDQTGLAAGSRRFVLSLRATGEGHISSIAFRSGVVDAQNTLTLDEPTRFVSSPVQVAYPPYDRALFSQKLHELDHRDDAVAALMATLNENFTLDELKASVQLVERQNRSQRSGLPLSYLLTLARANYTVAFSPDQPLSERVLFPTSPTEINGIEDARFVEFCEESGKRSYYATYTAYDGKVAMPQLLQTQDFLTFEMSTLNGPEVQNKGMALFPRRIRGHYAMLSRQDNENIYLMYSDNLHFWYTREILLKPTYPWEYVQLGNCGSPLETDAGWLVLTHGVGAMRQYAIGAILLDRADPSKVLGRLRKPLLTPQPDEREGYVPNVVYSCGGQIHNNTLILPYALSDYASSFAVVPLDDILGALE; from the coding sequence ATGACGGAACCAGAGAAGCACCCGCTCCGTGTGCGGCACACCGGGCCTGTGATCAGGCCCGACCCGGCGCGGGTCTTACTCCGCAGCTTCAGCCCCACCACGGAGCAGAGGAGCCTGCAGATCATCGCCCGAATCAGTGTCCTCTCCGAGGAGCACATCGCGGCGGAGCTGCAGGAGCTCCTCACTCGGTTTGGAGACCGACACCACCAGCTCCAAGCCTTCTGGCTCCGGCGCTTCGACCAGGTCAAGGCGCTGCTCCTAACCGACACGCCCACCAGCCAGGCCCGAAAGCTGGTGATCGGGGCCTACTTCACCCAGGAGTACGCGCTCGAAGGTGCCGCCCTCTTCAACCCGTCGCTGGTGTGGCACCCCGACCAAACCGGGCTCGCGGCGGGCTCACGGCGCTTTGTCCTGAGCCTGCGGGCTACCGGAGAGGGGCATATCTCCTCAATCGCCTTCCGAAGCGGCGTAGTCGATGCCCAGAACACGCTCACCCTCGATGAGCCCACACGCTTTGTGAGTAGCCCGGTACAGGTCGCTTACCCCCCCTACGACCGGGCGCTCTTCTCCCAAAAACTCCACGAGCTCGACCACCGCGACGATGCCGTGGCGGCACTGATGGCGACCCTCAACGAGAACTTTACCCTAGACGAGCTCAAGGCCAGTGTCCAGCTGGTGGAGCGCCAGAACCGCAGCCAGCGCAGCGGGCTCCCCCTCAGCTACCTCCTCACCCTGGCACGCGCCAACTACACGGTCGCCTTCTCCCCCGACCAACCCCTCTCCGAGCGGGTGCTCTTCCCAACCTCCCCCACCGAGATCAACGGGATCGAAGACGCACGCTTTGTGGAGTTTTGCGAGGAGAGCGGCAAGAGAAGCTACTACGCCACCTACACCGCCTACGATGGCAAGGTCGCGATGCCCCAGCTACTCCAGACCCAGGACTTCCTAACCTTTGAGATGAGCACGCTCAACGGCCCCGAGGTCCAGAACAAGGGAATGGCACTCTTTCCTCGGCGGATCCGTGGGCACTATGCCATGCTCTCGCGCCAAGACAATGAGAATATCTACCTCATGTACTCCGACAACCTGCACTTCTGGTACACCCGTGAGATCCTGCTGAAGCCAACCTATCCCTGGGAGTATGTCCAGCTCGGCAACTGCGGCTCGCCCTTGGAGACCGACGCGGGCTGGCTCGTGCTTACCCACGGAGTCGGCGCGATGCGCCAGTACGCCATCGGTGCGATCTTGCTCGACAGAGCCGATCCCTCCAAGGTGCTAGGACGGCTCCGCAAGCCGCTCCTCACTCCCCAGCCCGACGAGCGTGAGGGCTATGTCCCCAATGTGGTCTACAGCTGTGGCGGACAGATCCACAACAACACCCTGATCCTGCCCTACGCCCTGTCGGACTATGCTAGCAGCTTCGCAGTCGTGCCCTTAGACGATATCCTAGGTGCCCTGGAGTAG
- a CDS encoding ANTAR domain-containing response regulator, which produces MNEPVKLRALIVEDEGMTILLLQRALSAAGYEVVKAVADGEQAVRAAHELQPDFLMMDINMPRMNGIEAARLITDERPVPIIMLTAYSDETLVKEAISAGACAYLVKPVVIEQIAPAVRTALARFEVLEEVQRENTDLRDSLETRKLVERAKGILSERLALSESDAFRRLQKMSRDKSQTLKNTALEIVRANEIFT; this is translated from the coding sequence ATGAATGAGCCCGTGAAACTAAGAGCCCTCATCGTCGAGGATGAAGGCATGACTATCCTGCTGCTCCAGCGTGCGCTGAGTGCGGCGGGCTATGAGGTGGTCAAGGCTGTGGCGGATGGGGAGCAAGCGGTTCGTGCTGCCCACGAGCTCCAGCCGGACTTCCTGATGATGGACATCAACATGCCCCGGATGAACGGGATCGAGGCGGCGCGGCTCATCACCGACGAGCGTCCGGTGCCGATCATCATGCTGACGGCCTACAGCGATGAGACCCTGGTCAAAGAGGCCATTAGTGCAGGTGCCTGCGCCTACCTGGTCAAGCCCGTGGTGATCGAGCAGATCGCCCCCGCGGTCCGCACGGCCCTAGCCCGCTTTGAGGTTCTGGAGGAAGTCCAGCGTGAGAACACGGACCTACGTGACTCCCTGGAGACACGAAAATTAGTAGAGCGGGCCAAAGGTATTCTGAGCGAGCGTCTCGCCCTAAGCGAATCGGATGCTTTTCGCCGACTTCAGAAGATGTCGCGCGATAAATCCCAGACTTTAAAAAACACAGCACTTGAAATTGTGCGTGCTAACGAAATTTTTACTTGA
- a CDS encoding RNA polymerase sigma factor, which translates to MQATLTSLSTQSVDALLLQSQNGCLSARHELVGRYRSVIQATASRMSSSRADAEDLAADIYLHVFGVINSCSNTQTLPGWIKRVAINEVYQSWRRKKRQPQQLSLDSVLESCGEGILRGDESENPATILIERTEKIALSERLARALQSLPAHQRLLCELYYDQSRSFEQISHETGLAMGTIKSRLFRARASMHRKMGDLSLA; encoded by the coding sequence ATGCAAGCAACACTAACCTCGCTGTCTACCCAATCGGTGGACGCGCTTCTTCTTCAGAGTCAGAACGGGTGCCTCTCGGCGCGCCATGAGCTGGTGGGGCGCTACCGCTCCGTGATCCAAGCGACCGCCTCTCGGATGTCGTCGAGCCGCGCCGATGCGGAGGATCTTGCTGCCGATATCTACCTGCATGTCTTTGGGGTGATCAACTCCTGTAGCAACACCCAGACCCTGCCGGGGTGGATCAAGCGTGTCGCCATCAACGAGGTCTACCAGAGCTGGCGTCGCAAGAAGCGCCAGCCGCAGCAGCTCTCGCTGGATAGTGTCCTGGAGAGCTGTGGGGAGGGGATTCTCCGTGGCGACGAGAGCGAGAACCCGGCGACTATCTTGATCGAGCGCACGGAAAAAATCGCGCTGAGTGAGCGTCTCGCCCGGGCGCTCCAGTCCCTGCCGGCCCACCAGCGCCTCCTGTGTGAGCTCTACTACGATCAGTCGCGCTCCTTTGAACAGATCTCCCACGAGACCGGCCTCGCCATGGGGACGATCAAGTCCCGCCTCTTCCGGGCACGGGCCAGCATGCACCGCAAGATGGGCGACCTTAGCCTGGCGTAG
- a CDS encoding YihY/virulence factor BrkB family protein — protein MTATIRRALGIFSRIDGAQAAAAFTYYAFFSLFPLIVLFVTVAAAFIDREQAGAAVLGYLRDYIPITGELQRSLFATLTGVIEARGQASLWATALLIWGALQFFTTLVTATNRAWEAPAYPLWKLLLKSLLFLGGMVAAVLLGVAVPVLTQVGRGLLPGTAVFLSLGLFYRHAPNHRVALAPAWLAALSATVLLVLLNRFFMLYLDNVVRLNVVYGAIGTVMALLLWIYFAGTVLLVGACLSAAGQAPEEASTPG, from the coding sequence ATGACGGCGACGATACGCCGCGCTTTGGGGATCTTCTCTCGCATCGACGGTGCCCAGGCGGCGGCGGCCTTCACGTACTACGCGTTTTTCTCGCTGTTTCCGCTGATTGTTCTGTTTGTGACGGTCGCGGCGGCGTTTATCGACCGGGAGCAGGCGGGAGCCGCGGTGCTGGGCTATCTCAGGGACTACATCCCCATCACCGGTGAGCTCCAGCGCTCGCTCTTTGCGACACTGACGGGCGTGATCGAGGCGCGGGGACAGGCAAGTCTCTGGGCGACCGCGCTGCTAATCTGGGGGGCGCTCCAGTTCTTCACGACCCTGGTCACCGCCACGAACCGGGCCTGGGAAGCCCCGGCCTACCCGCTCTGGAAGCTCCTGCTCAAGAGCCTGCTGTTTCTGGGGGGAATGGTCGCGGCCGTCTTGCTGGGCGTGGCGGTGCCGGTGCTCACCCAGGTGGGACGCGGCCTGCTGCCCGGTACCGCGGTATTTCTGAGCCTGGGTCTGTTCTATCGCCATGCCCCCAACCATCGAGTGGCGCTCGCTCCCGCCTGGCTAGCCGCCCTGAGCGCGACCGTGCTCTTGGTGCTCTTGAACCGCTTTTTCATGCTCTATCTGGACAATGTCGTCCGGCTGAACGTGGTCTACGGGGCGATTGGGACAGTGATGGCGCTCCTGCTCTGGATCTACTTTGCGGGGACGGTTCTCCTCGTTGGGGCCTGCCTGAGCGCTGCCGGGCAAGCCCCCGAGGAGGCGTCTACGCCAGGCTAA
- a CDS encoding NADP-dependent oxidoreductase, protein MQPIISREIRLRSRPQGLPTPDNFSLEQTELGSLQDGEVLVRNLFMSVDPYMRGRMNEGQSYVPAFELDKPLSGGAIGEVIESRDAALVPGDIVTSGYGWREYFLAVAHELHKVENPVQPLSVYLGALGMTGMTAWAGLSLVEVKAGDVVYISGAAGAVGSVAGQLAQLRGARVIGSAGSAEKVAFLKTECGFASAFNYHDAPVLDQLQREAPSGIDVYFDNIGGTTLEAALSALRVGGRIVACGGISSYNNTAPAPGPSNLFLMTTKRLTMRGLIVSDWLGKQGVFEEEVGSYLRSGKLLNKETVVQGIDKAVGAFIGLFSGENLGKMIVALS, encoded by the coding sequence ATGCAACCCATTATCAGCCGCGAGATTCGCCTGCGCTCCCGCCCGCAGGGGCTCCCCACTCCGGACAACTTCTCCTTGGAGCAGACCGAGCTTGGCTCTCTCCAAGACGGTGAAGTGCTTGTCCGCAACCTCTTTATGTCGGTCGATCCCTACATGCGGGGCCGGATGAACGAGGGGCAGTCCTATGTCCCCGCCTTCGAGCTCGACAAGCCCCTCAGTGGTGGCGCGATCGGTGAGGTGATCGAGTCCCGCGATGCCGCGCTCGTCCCCGGCGATATCGTCACCTCGGGCTACGGCTGGCGAGAGTACTTCCTGGCGGTCGCCCACGAGCTCCACAAGGTCGAGAATCCGGTGCAGCCGCTCTCCGTGTACCTCGGTGCGCTGGGCATGACCGGCATGACCGCCTGGGCCGGGCTGAGCCTGGTCGAGGTCAAGGCGGGCGATGTGGTCTATATCTCCGGCGCGGCAGGGGCGGTCGGCAGTGTCGCGGGGCAGCTCGCCCAGCTCCGGGGCGCTCGCGTGATCGGCTCGGCAGGCTCGGCGGAGAAAGTCGCGTTCCTCAAGACCGAGTGCGGCTTTGCCAGCGCCTTCAACTACCACGATGCGCCCGTGCTCGATCAGCTCCAGCGGGAGGCCCCCAGCGGAATCGATGTCTACTTCGATAATATCGGCGGGACAACTCTGGAGGCGGCGCTCTCGGCGCTACGGGTTGGGGGGCGCATTGTTGCCTGCGGAGGCATCTCCAGCTACAACAACACCGCCCCGGCCCCTGGCCCCAGCAATCTCTTTCTCATGACCACCAAGCGCCTCACCATGCGGGGCCTGATTGTCAGCGACTGGCTCGGCAAGCAAGGCGTCTTTGAGGAAGAGGTCGGCAGCTACCTGCGCTCGGGCAAGCTCCTGAACAAAGAGACGGTCGTGCAGGGAATTGACAAGGCGGTCGGGGCGTTTATCGGGCTCTTCTCGGGAGAGAATCTCGGCAAGATGATTGTCGCGCTCTCGTGA
- a CDS encoding BON domain-containing protein, giving the protein MTKTDLQVQQDVMAELNWEPSVNATHIGVEVAGGVVTLAGHVGSYTEKWDAERAAQRVSGVKALAVEMDVKLAGSSKRSDTEIARSAGNVLEWTTYLPKDSVKVMVENGWITLTGELEWEYQGKAALSAVRSLMGVTGVSDQLSIKQSVSVDSVKTDIEAALKRRAVSDASKIFVEVSGAKVTLRGTVQSWAAHELALSSAWGTAGVHNVVDNIAVAY; this is encoded by the coding sequence ATGACGAAAACAGATCTACAGGTACAGCAGGACGTGATGGCGGAGCTCAACTGGGAGCCGTCGGTGAACGCGACCCACATCGGGGTTGAGGTTGCCGGTGGCGTCGTGACCCTCGCGGGCCATGTCGGGAGCTACACGGAGAAGTGGGACGCCGAGCGCGCCGCCCAGCGTGTCTCTGGGGTAAAGGCCCTCGCCGTGGAGATGGATGTCAAGCTCGCGGGCTCCAGCAAGCGCAGCGATACCGAGATCGCCCGCTCCGCCGGCAATGTCTTAGAGTGGACCACCTACCTCCCCAAGGACAGTGTCAAGGTCATGGTTGAGAATGGCTGGATCACCCTCACCGGCGAGCTGGAGTGGGAGTACCAGGGTAAGGCCGCCCTCTCTGCCGTGCGCTCCCTCATGGGAGTCACCGGGGTCAGCGACCAGCTCAGCATCAAGCAGAGCGTCTCCGTGGACTCCGTGAAGACCGATATCGAGGCGGCGCTCAAGCGTCGTGCGGTCTCCGATGCCAGCAAGATCTTCGTGGAGGTCAGCGGGGCCAAGGTGACCCTGCGTGGCACGGTGCAGAGCTGGGCCGCCCATGAGCTGGCGCTCAGCTCTGCGTGGGGCACCGCCGGTGTCCACAATGTCGTCGATAATATCGCTGTCGCGTACTAG
- a CDS encoding DUF6920 family protein, whose amino-acid sequence MKKLSLEELWDTSSDPSLPVGVFKPEQLAPLPLSAQRYLSHAIAPETPLASAVRLKMHGTIKLQSWLSFRAEQVIRWHQGFIWRATVFKYGLPIRGTDSLINGQGAMSWKLLGLVPVMQATGPDTTRSAIGRAQVESVWLPSVLCQPDVIWSQSDELHPNARRTLHDETSTLRLAVDESGRPQSASLLRWGNPDGMAFPYENFGGLFEEEKSFDGYTLPTQVRVGWHFGTPRFKTDGEFFRATIESARFR is encoded by the coding sequence GTGAAGAAACTCTCGCTTGAGGAGCTCTGGGACACTTCCTCCGACCCCTCGCTGCCTGTGGGAGTCTTCAAGCCAGAGCAGCTAGCTCCTCTCCCCCTCTCGGCGCAGCGCTACCTGAGCCATGCCATTGCGCCCGAGACCCCGCTGGCCTCGGCGGTGCGCCTGAAGATGCACGGGACGATCAAGCTACAGAGCTGGCTCTCGTTCCGTGCCGAGCAGGTCATCCGCTGGCACCAAGGCTTTATCTGGCGGGCGACGGTCTTCAAGTACGGCCTCCCGATTCGGGGCACAGATAGCTTGATCAACGGCCAAGGCGCGATGTCCTGGAAGCTCCTGGGGCTGGTCCCCGTGATGCAGGCAACCGGCCCCGACACCACGCGCTCCGCTATCGGGCGTGCACAAGTCGAGTCGGTCTGGCTACCGTCGGTGCTCTGCCAGCCCGATGTCATCTGGTCCCAGAGCGATGAGCTCCACCCCAACGCCCGTCGGACACTTCACGACGAGACCTCGACACTCCGGCTGGCCGTCGACGAGAGCGGGCGCCCGCAGAGCGCCTCCCTCCTGCGCTGGGGCAACCCCGATGGAATGGCGTTCCCCTACGAGAACTTTGGCGGGCTCTTTGAAGAAGAAAAGAGCTTCGACGGCTACACCCTCCCCACCCAAGTGCGTGTCGGCTGGCACTTTGGCACCCCTCGCTTCAAGACCGACGGCGAGTTTTTTCGCGCGACGATCGAGAGCGCACGGTTTCGGTAG